The proteins below come from a single Vibrio natriegens NBRC 15636 = ATCC 14048 = DSM 759 genomic window:
- a CDS encoding peptidoglycan DD-metalloendopeptidase family protein: MHSIFVRLPLLHKVLIGFFSALIIFALFFLPDPQELNPQQSRLKVGQYYPVPISMELTTLNGTSSTSSVLRWETYKVKNGESAAILFSRVGLSARILHELVSSDKEVEQQLTRLRPGDRLQFGFDENNNLVQLRRTLSAFETFRIKLQDGKYVSEIDKKEVDYQYNFAEATIKSNFWNAGISSGLNANQIMELAGIFGWDIDFALDIRKNDTFRVLYQEEVVEGEVIGRGKIIAAVFKNQGDTFTAILDEKSGKYYDENGRAMKKAFLRAPLDFRRVSSNFNPRRLHPVTGKVRPHRGTDYAAPVGTPIWAAGDGVVQKSSYNKFNGNYVFIKHSNTYITKYLHLTKRTVKTGQRVKQGQTIGTLGGTGRVTGPHLHYEFLVNGVHKNPRTVNLPQSKSLTGQARQTFLANAKINMAKLDRYSELLTMK, from the coding sequence ATGCATTCGATTTTTGTCCGACTTCCACTCTTGCACAAAGTATTGATCGGTTTTTTTAGTGCGCTAATCATCTTCGCACTATTCTTTTTACCCGATCCGCAAGAACTTAACCCTCAGCAAAGCCGCTTAAAAGTGGGGCAATATTATCCTGTGCCAATTTCTATGGAATTGACGACATTAAACGGGACATCGTCTACTTCCTCGGTATTACGCTGGGAGACCTACAAAGTTAAAAATGGTGAAAGTGCGGCCATTCTCTTTAGCCGTGTCGGTCTATCAGCGCGTATTCTGCATGAGCTGGTTTCCTCAGATAAAGAAGTGGAACAGCAGCTAACCCGTCTTCGACCTGGCGACAGGCTGCAATTCGGCTTTGATGAAAACAATAACTTAGTTCAATTACGACGTACCTTGAGCGCATTCGAAACCTTCCGAATCAAGCTACAAGATGGCAAGTACGTCTCTGAAATCGACAAAAAAGAGGTCGATTATCAATACAACTTTGCTGAAGCAACCATCAAATCTAACTTCTGGAATGCAGGCATTTCTTCAGGCTTAAACGCGAACCAAATTATGGAGTTAGCGGGAATTTTCGGCTGGGATATCGACTTTGCATTAGATATTCGTAAGAACGACACGTTCAGAGTCCTGTATCAGGAAGAGGTTGTCGAAGGGGAAGTGATTGGACGCGGTAAAATCATCGCGGCCGTGTTCAAAAACCAGGGGGATACCTTCACTGCGATTCTGGATGAAAAATCAGGTAAGTATTACGATGAAAATGGTCGAGCAATGAAGAAAGCGTTTTTACGCGCACCATTGGACTTCCGTCGTGTAAGCTCAAACTTCAACCCTCGTCGTCTGCACCCTGTCACGGGTAAAGTTCGTCCTCACCGAGGCACAGACTATGCCGCTCCAGTGGGTACGCCAATTTGGGCCGCAGGTGATGGTGTGGTGCAAAAATCGTCATACAACAAATTTAATGGTAACTACGTGTTCATCAAACACAGTAATACCTACATTACCAAGTATTTGCACCTAACCAAACGTACCGTTAAAACCGGTCAGCGTGTTAAGCAGGGCCAAACCATTGGTACGTTAGGTGGTACAGGCCGAGTGACCGGCCCTCACCTACACTATGAGTTCCTGGTTAACGGCGTGCACAAAAACCCACGCACGGTTAATTTACCTCAATCAAAATCGTTAACTGGGCAAGCAAGACAAACCTTCTTAGCGAATGCGAAAATCAACATGGCTAAGCTCGACCGATACAGCGAGCTTCTAACCATGAAGTAA
- the tyrS gene encoding tyrosine--tRNA ligase yields the protein MASIEAALAEIKRGVEELIPEEELIAKLKEGRPLRIKLGADPTAPDIHLGHTVIFNKLRLFQELGHEVTFLIGDFTAMVGDPTGKNSTRPPLSREDVLRNAETYKEQVFKILDPAKTKIQFNSEWLSELGAEGMIRLAANQTVARMLERDDFKKRYTGGQPIAIHEFMYPLLQGWDSVAMETDVELGGTDQKFNLLMGRELQKSHGQKPQVVLMMPLLVGLDGEKKMSKSANNYIGISEAPSEMFGKIMSISDDLMWSYYELLSFRPLEEVAQFKADVEAGKNPRDIKVLLAKEIIARFHSEADADAAEQEFVNRFAKNQIPDEMPEFEFEAGRPVSNLLKEAGLCPSSSDAMRMVKQGAAKIDGEKVADSKFTPEAGTYVFQVGKRKFARITIQ from the coding sequence ATGGCGAGCATTGAAGCTGCACTAGCCGAGATTAAGCGCGGTGTTGAAGAGCTGATTCCAGAAGAAGAGCTGATCGCAAAACTAAAAGAAGGTCGTCCTCTACGTATTAAGTTGGGCGCGGATCCAACGGCACCTGACATCCACCTGGGCCATACGGTTATTTTCAATAAGCTTCGCTTGTTCCAAGAGTTAGGCCATGAAGTGACGTTCCTGATTGGCGACTTTACTGCAATGGTTGGTGACCCGACAGGTAAAAACTCAACTCGTCCACCACTTAGCCGTGAAGACGTACTGCGTAATGCAGAAACGTACAAAGAGCAGGTGTTTAAGATTCTAGACCCAGCAAAAACTAAGATCCAATTTAACTCAGAGTGGCTTTCTGAACTTGGTGCTGAAGGCATGATTCGCCTAGCGGCTAACCAGACAGTTGCTCGAATGCTAGAACGCGATGATTTCAAAAAGCGTTACACAGGCGGCCAGCCAATCGCTATTCACGAGTTCATGTACCCATTACTGCAAGGTTGGGACTCAGTGGCAATGGAAACCGATGTTGAGCTCGGCGGTACCGACCAGAAGTTCAACTTGCTAATGGGTCGTGAGCTACAAAAATCTCACGGTCAGAAGCCTCAGGTTGTACTAATGATGCCTCTTCTTGTTGGTCTGGACGGCGAGAAGAAGATGTCTAAATCTGCGAACAACTACATTGGTATCAGCGAAGCACCAAGCGAAATGTTCGGTAAGATTATGTCGATCTCTGATGATTTGATGTGGAGTTACTACGAACTTCTGTCTTTCCGTCCGCTGGAAGAGGTTGCTCAGTTTAAGGCTGATGTTGAAGCTGGTAAGAACCCTCGTGACATCAAAGTACTGCTTGCCAAAGAAATCATTGCACGTTTCCACAGTGAAGCCGACGCTGATGCGGCGGAGCAAGAGTTTGTTAACCGTTTTGCTAAAAACCAAATCCCTGATGAAATGCCAGAATTTGAGTTCGAAGCAGGTCGTCCGGTAAGCAACCTACTGAAAGAAGCGGGTTTATGCCCATCATCTTCAGATGCGATGCGCATGGTTAAACAGGGCGCGGCTAAGATTGACGGTGAGAAAGTGGCAGACAGCAAATTCACACCAGAAGCAGGCACTTACGTATTCCAAGTTGGTAAACGTAAATTCGCTCGTATTACAATTCAGTAA
- a CDS encoding AI-2E family transporter, whose protein sequence is MPNNVKITSSHRVLMVALLAAAFACYLLVEPYINSIVMAFIISLLMFPIHEWFEQKIPKHRNMASLLSCVVLTFIIVIPLLFVFAAIVQQGSLFSQNTYKWVTNGGIQDIFQHPLVVKALALVNEYLPFDKVEPKAIAEKIAQFATSFGSNLVTISAKILGDATNFLMDFFLMLFVLFFLLRDHDKIISAIRHILPLSRSQEDKILTEIEQVSKSAVMGSFLTAIAQGMAGGIGMWLAGFPGLFWGTMMGFASFIPVVGTALIWIPAAGYLFLTGDTTWAIFLTAWSVVIVGSIDNLLRPLLMQGSSGMNTLMIFFSLLGGLQLFGLIGLIYGPLIFAITMVLFNIYEEEFKDFLNDQDNS, encoded by the coding sequence ATGCCAAACAATGTGAAAATCACGTCGAGTCATCGCGTTCTAATGGTCGCTCTGCTCGCCGCTGCTTTTGCTTGCTACTTATTAGTCGAACCTTACATCAACTCGATCGTAATGGCATTCATCATTTCATTACTCATGTTCCCTATACACGAATGGTTTGAGCAAAAGATACCAAAGCATAGGAACATGGCTTCGTTACTCTCTTGTGTGGTTCTGACCTTTATTATTGTGATTCCGCTTCTGTTTGTTTTTGCTGCTATCGTTCAGCAAGGCTCATTATTTTCACAAAATACTTATAAGTGGGTAACGAATGGCGGAATTCAGGATATTTTCCAGCACCCTTTAGTTGTCAAGGCTTTAGCGTTGGTAAATGAGTACCTACCATTCGATAAAGTAGAGCCAAAAGCCATTGCGGAAAAAATTGCCCAGTTCGCCACATCATTTGGTTCAAACTTAGTCACCATCAGCGCAAAAATACTTGGTGATGCGACAAACTTCTTAATGGACTTCTTCCTGATGCTGTTTGTCCTGTTCTTTTTGTTGCGCGATCACGACAAAATAATTTCCGCCATTCGACATATACTTCCCCTCTCACGTAGTCAGGAAGACAAAATTCTGACCGAAATTGAGCAGGTATCAAAGTCCGCAGTAATGGGATCATTTCTTACCGCAATAGCACAAGGTATGGCTGGTGGGATTGGCATGTGGCTCGCCGGTTTTCCGGGACTATTCTGGGGTACTATGATGGGCTTTGCCTCGTTCATTCCTGTTGTGGGCACCGCTTTAATCTGGATACCAGCGGCGGGTTACCTTTTCCTAACGGGTGATACAACTTGGGCAATTTTCCTAACGGCGTGGAGTGTGGTTATTGTTGGCTCAATTGATAATTTATTGCGCCCACTGCTGATGCAAGGCAGTTCTGGCATGAACACCTTAATGATTTTCTTCTCACTATTGGGTGGTCTGCAATTGTTTGGACTCATCGGCCTGATTTATGGCCCACTGATCTTTGCCATCACTATGGTGCTATTTAATATCTATGAAGAGGAATTTAAAGACTTCCTTAACGATCAAGACAACAGCTAG
- a CDS encoding efflux RND transporter permease subunit, translating into MLRLIDASLSRARTMMVLLVFVLISGVLTYLTIPKESSPDITIPIIYVSVSHQGISPTDAERLLVRPIEQELRSIEGVKDMTATASEGHASVVLEFSVGVDLDRAMAEVRDAVDLAKPKLPADSDEPTVNEVTLASEEAALSVVLYGTVPERTIVHLARQLRDKLESYRQILEVDIAGDREDIVEIIVDPLLMESYGLDQASIYNLIALNNRVVAAGFVDTGYGRFSVKVPSVFETLKDVLELPVKVDGKQVITFGDVATVRRAFRDPESYARLDGKSAIVLDVKKRAGENIIETVDLIKAVMAEAQNQEQWPDNLLVKYTRDQSDDVKMMLNDLQNNILSAIILVVIVIIAILGVRTALLVGISIPGSFLTGLLVLSVFGLTVNIIVLFSLIMAVGMLVDGAIVVTEFADRRMQEGAPRKEAYRDAAKRMAWPITASTATTLAAFAPLLFWPDVTGEFMKYLPLTLIATLAASLAMALLFVPVLGSLIGKPQNVSPIQHEKMLALHEGDYDKATGITKLYYQTLNVALRHPLKILLSAILLSVGVGFTYVKAGLGAEFFPEVDPPFFTVKVRSYGDLSIDEKDQIMRDVESVMLGHDEFESVYTKTGGDDEIGLIQITPVDWQYRRKVKAIIDELKQTTDQYAGVEIEYKFPEAGPPTEHDLVIEMSGSTLSGLDEGAKIVRHWADAYPAFTNISDNSSKDGIDWQIDIRRDDAARFLADATLVGNTVQFVTNGLKLGDYLPDDSSEEVDILVRYPEDKRDIGRFDQLRVKTAAGLVPITNFASIIPEHKQDTIRRVDGHRVISVFADIREGYNLALELPKVEEALKELTLPEGVEFKIRGQNEEQENSSAFLLNAFIVALVGMALILITQFNSFYQAFLILSAVLFSTVGVFAGLLIFQKPFGVIMSGIGVIALAGIVVNNNIVLIDTYNQLRKRGLDKRDAILRTGVQRLRPVLLTTITTILGLLPMVLEMNIDLINQKIEFGAPSTQWWSQLATAVSGGLAFATLLTLVLTPCLLMLGKEHSSDEMIGSEKEVI; encoded by the coding sequence ATGTTACGTTTGATCGACGCCTCTTTATCACGCGCACGAACGATGATGGTACTGCTGGTCTTTGTTCTGATTTCTGGCGTGCTTACCTATCTGACGATTCCGAAAGAATCGAGCCCTGATATCACCATTCCAATTATCTATGTTTCTGTTAGCCACCAAGGTATCTCACCTACCGATGCAGAACGCTTGCTCGTGCGTCCGATAGAGCAGGAGTTGCGTTCTATCGAAGGGGTTAAAGATATGACCGCAACCGCATCTGAAGGGCATGCGTCGGTAGTGCTGGAGTTTAGCGTTGGCGTAGACCTTGATCGAGCTATGGCAGAAGTGCGTGATGCGGTTGACTTGGCAAAGCCTAAATTGCCCGCCGATAGTGATGAGCCTACCGTCAATGAAGTTACTTTAGCGTCTGAAGAAGCAGCTTTGTCGGTGGTGCTCTACGGAACCGTGCCGGAAAGAACCATTGTACATCTTGCGCGCCAATTAAGAGACAAGCTGGAGAGCTACAGACAGATCCTGGAAGTGGATATCGCGGGTGACCGAGAAGACATCGTTGAGATCATCGTCGATCCGTTGTTGATGGAAAGTTATGGTCTGGATCAGGCGAGTATCTATAACTTGATCGCGTTAAACAACCGTGTGGTGGCGGCGGGGTTTGTTGATACTGGTTACGGCCGATTTTCGGTCAAAGTACCGTCGGTGTTTGAGACGCTAAAAGATGTGCTTGAGTTGCCAGTTAAAGTCGATGGTAAACAAGTCATTACCTTTGGTGATGTGGCGACGGTAAGGCGTGCGTTCCGTGATCCGGAAAGCTATGCACGTTTGGATGGTAAGTCCGCGATTGTGCTCGATGTTAAAAAGCGTGCGGGCGAAAACATCATCGAGACCGTAGATCTGATCAAAGCGGTGATGGCCGAAGCTCAAAATCAAGAGCAATGGCCGGATAACCTGCTGGTGAAATACACGAGAGACCAGTCAGATGATGTCAAGATGATGCTCAACGACCTACAGAACAACATCTTGTCGGCGATCATCTTAGTCGTAATTGTGATTATTGCGATTCTTGGTGTTCGCACAGCGCTACTGGTCGGTATTTCGATTCCTGGTTCATTCCTCACAGGCTTGCTGGTGCTCTCCGTGTTTGGCCTGACCGTGAACATTATCGTCTTGTTCTCGCTGATAATGGCGGTCGGTATGCTGGTCGATGGGGCGATAGTGGTCACCGAGTTTGCCGATCGTCGCATGCAGGAAGGAGCGCCGCGTAAAGAAGCTTATCGAGATGCTGCAAAGCGCATGGCTTGGCCGATCACGGCTTCGACAGCGACGACGTTGGCAGCCTTTGCTCCGCTATTATTCTGGCCGGATGTTACTGGCGAGTTTATGAAGTATCTTCCGCTGACATTGATCGCGACGTTGGCCGCTTCGTTGGCGATGGCACTGTTATTCGTACCAGTGCTCGGTAGCCTTATCGGTAAACCTCAAAATGTATCGCCTATCCAACACGAGAAAATGCTGGCTCTGCATGAAGGCGATTATGACAAAGCTACGGGTATTACTAAGCTGTATTACCAGACGCTGAATGTTGCGTTGCGTCACCCGTTAAAGATCTTGCTGAGTGCTATCTTACTCTCGGTCGGCGTTGGTTTTACTTACGTTAAAGCGGGACTAGGTGCAGAGTTTTTCCCTGAAGTCGACCCACCATTTTTTACGGTTAAAGTGCGCTCGTACGGTGATTTATCTATCGATGAGAAAGACCAAATCATGCGCGATGTTGAATCGGTGATGTTGGGGCATGATGAGTTTGAAAGTGTTTACACCAAAACAGGTGGCGATGATGAGATTGGTTTAATCCAGATCACGCCTGTGGATTGGCAGTATCGTCGTAAGGTGAAAGCCATTATCGATGAACTGAAACAAACCACAGACCAGTATGCTGGGGTGGAAATTGAGTACAAGTTTCCAGAGGCGGGTCCACCAACTGAGCACGACTTGGTTATTGAAATGTCTGGTTCAACGCTCAGTGGCTTAGACGAAGGCGCGAAAATCGTTCGTCATTGGGCGGATGCTTACCCTGCATTTACCAATATCAGTGATAACTCAAGCAAAGACGGTATTGACTGGCAGATCGATATTCGCCGTGATGATGCCGCTCGCTTCTTAGCAGACGCGACATTAGTTGGTAACACAGTGCAGTTTGTTACCAACGGCTTAAAGTTGGGAGATTATCTGCCGGATGACTCCTCAGAGGAAGTCGATATATTAGTGCGCTACCCAGAGGATAAGCGTGATATTGGCCGCTTTGATCAGTTGCGGGTCAAAACCGCTGCTGGACTGGTTCCGATCACCAATTTCGCCAGCATTATTCCTGAACATAAACAGGATACGATCCGTCGTGTCGATGGGCATAGAGTGATCAGCGTGTTTGCAGACATTAGAGAAGGTTACAACCTGGCGCTTGAACTGCCTAAAGTTGAAGAAGCGCTCAAAGAGTTAACCTTGCCTGAGGGAGTCGAGTTTAAAATCCGAGGTCAGAACGAAGAGCAGGAAAATTCCTCTGCTTTCTTACTCAACGCATTTATCGTGGCGCTGGTTGGTATGGCTCTGATCTTAATTACTCAGTTCAACAGTTTCTACCAAGCGTTTCTTATTCTGAGTGCGGTATTGTTTTCTACGGTTGGCGTTTTTGCGGGCTTGTTGATATTCCAGAAACCTTTCGGTGTGATTATGTCGGGTATCGGCGTGATTGCATTAGCGGGCATTGTAGTGAATAACAACATCGTCTTAATTGATACGTACAATCAGCTGCGCAAACGAGGGTTGGATAAGCGTGATGCGATCCTAAGAACAGGTGTGCAGCGTCTGCGCCCGGTATTACTGACAACGATCACGACGATTCTTGGCCTGCTGCCAATGGTACTGGAGATGAACATCGATTTGATTAATCAGAAAATCGAATTCGGTGCGCCAAGCACCCAGTGGTGGTCTCAGTTAGCAACCGCTGTTTCAGGTGGGCTTGCTTTTGCTACATTGCTGACGCTGGTGTTAACTCCCTGTCTGCTTATGCTAGGCAAAGAGCATTCTTCTGATGAGATGATTGGATCAGAAAAAGAGGTGATATAA
- the hemL gene encoding glutamate-1-semialdehyde 2,1-aminomutase yields the protein MTKSSELYDKAQKTIPGGVNSPVRAFNGVGGSPLFIERADGALIFDADGKAYIDYVGSWGPMILGHNHAVIREAVIDAAQRGLSFGAPTELEISMAELVSELVPSMEQLRMVSSGTEATMSAIRLARGFTGRDKIMKFEGCYHGHADSLLVKAGSGALTLGQPSSPGVPADFAKHTLTATFNDLDSVRELFAANKGEIACIIVEPVAGNMNCIPPVEGFHEGLREICDQEGALLIFDEVMTGFRVALGGAQAHYNIKPDLTTLGKVIGGGMPVGAFGGRKEVMQYVAPTGPVYQAGTLSGNPVAMAAGFACLSLLKEEGNEKRLASKTKQLADGFKSLAEKHGIPLVVNQVGGMFGFFFTDQDSVTCYEDVTKCDVERFKRFFHLMLDHGVYLAPSAFEASFTSLAHGSKEIDATLEAADRCFATLAAEAQ from the coding sequence ATGACCAAATCATCAGAACTGTATGACAAAGCCCAGAAAACCATTCCAGGCGGTGTAAACTCACCTGTTCGTGCATTCAACGGCGTAGGCGGTTCTCCGCTATTTATCGAACGAGCAGACGGTGCTCTGATTTTTGATGCCGATGGTAAGGCGTATATTGATTACGTCGGTTCTTGGGGGCCAATGATCCTTGGTCACAACCACGCTGTAATTCGTGAAGCCGTGATCGACGCTGCACAACGCGGCCTTAGCTTTGGTGCGCCAACTGAGCTAGAAATTTCAATGGCAGAACTGGTTTCTGAACTTGTACCATCAATGGAACAACTCCGCATGGTTAGCTCTGGTACCGAAGCAACCATGAGTGCGATTCGCCTTGCTCGTGGTTTCACTGGCCGCGACAAAATCATGAAATTCGAAGGTTGTTACCACGGTCACGCTGATAGCTTGCTAGTAAAAGCAGGCTCTGGCGCGTTGACTCTAGGCCAACCAAGCTCTCCGGGTGTTCCAGCAGATTTTGCTAAACATACCCTAACTGCAACATTCAACGATCTGGATTCAGTTCGCGAGCTATTTGCTGCAAACAAAGGTGAAATTGCTTGTATCATCGTTGAGCCTGTAGCTGGCAACATGAACTGTATTCCGCCAGTAGAAGGCTTCCATGAAGGCCTGCGTGAAATCTGTGATCAAGAAGGTGCTCTACTGATTTTTGATGAAGTAATGACAGGCTTCCGTGTCGCCCTTGGCGGCGCTCAGGCACACTACAACATCAAACCAGACCTAACAACATTAGGTAAAGTGATTGGTGGCGGTATGCCAGTTGGTGCTTTCGGTGGTCGTAAAGAAGTAATGCAATATGTCGCACCAACAGGTCCTGTATATCAAGCAGGTACTCTATCTGGTAACCCAGTAGCGATGGCAGCAGGTTTTGCTTGTTTGAGTCTTCTAAAAGAAGAAGGCAATGAAAAACGTCTGGCTTCAAAAACGAAGCAGCTAGCAGATGGCTTTAAATCTCTGGCTGAAAAACATGGTATTCCGTTGGTGGTAAACCAAGTGGGTGGCATGTTCGGCTTCTTCTTCACCGATCAAGATAGCGTAACTTGCTACGAAGACGTGACAAAGTGCGACGTTGAACGCTTTAAACGATTCTTCCACCTTATGCTTGATCACGGCGTTTACCTTGCACCTTCAGCATTTGAAGCAAGCTTTACATCTCTCGCTCACGGTTCAAAAGAAATCGATGCCACACTAGAAGCAGCAGACCGCTGTTTTGCAACGCTGGCTGCTGAAGCACAATAA
- the rsmC gene encoding 16S rRNA (guanine(1207)-N(2))-methyltransferase RsmC — translation MSAYIAPSQIAQRQLEYFNGKHVLVAGEVEDLFPLELASYCESVEVFTSNYSYYRQIRTSDKIKSHFGSEYNVDTQADMVLLYWPKAKAEAEYLLAMLMAKLGVDTEIVVVGENRSGVKSIEQMFKDYGPINKYDSARRCSFYWGQCVNEPAPFNQIDWFKSYTVSLGNQSLLVKSLPGVFSHGEFDLGSQLLLETLPPLSGKVLDFGCGAGVLGAFMAKANPEIEIEMCDINAYAITSSQATLQANELEGKVFASDIYSDTANDYRFIISNPPFHSGLDTNYNAAESLLGDAPRYLQRQGEMIIVANSFLKYPPIIESAFNNCETLNKTKKFSIYYAKKS, via the coding sequence ATGTCTGCTTATATCGCTCCAAGTCAAATAGCGCAACGCCAGCTGGAATACTTCAATGGAAAGCACGTTTTAGTCGCCGGTGAAGTTGAAGACCTATTCCCTCTTGAGCTGGCCTCCTACTGTGAGTCTGTTGAAGTTTTTACTTCTAACTACAGCTATTACCGTCAAATTCGTACATCTGACAAGATCAAAAGCCACTTTGGTTCAGAGTATAACGTCGATACCCAAGCAGACATGGTGTTACTTTACTGGCCCAAAGCTAAAGCAGAAGCCGAATACTTACTGGCAATGCTCATGGCGAAACTTGGTGTCGATACTGAAATCGTGGTCGTCGGAGAAAACCGCTCTGGTGTAAAAAGTATCGAACAGATGTTCAAAGACTACGGCCCGATCAACAAATACGATTCCGCCCGTCGCTGCTCCTTTTACTGGGGCCAATGCGTAAACGAACCAGCGCCATTTAATCAGATCGACTGGTTTAAGTCCTACACTGTCAGCTTAGGCAACCAATCACTGCTAGTGAAAAGCTTACCTGGGGTATTCAGCCATGGTGAATTCGACTTAGGTAGCCAGCTGTTATTGGAAACCTTACCGCCATTGTCCGGTAAAGTTCTCGATTTTGGTTGCGGTGCCGGCGTGCTTGGCGCATTTATGGCGAAAGCCAACCCTGAAATAGAAATTGAAATGTGCGATATCAACGCCTATGCAATTACCTCCAGCCAAGCAACACTGCAAGCTAATGAATTAGAAGGTAAAGTGTTTGCTTCTGATATTTATTCAGATACGGCAAACGACTACCGATTTATCATCAGTAATCCGCCTTTTCATAGTGGCCTGGATACAAATTACAATGCCGCAGAAAGCTTACTTGGTGATGCACCACGATACCTTCAAAGACAAGGGGAAATGATTATCGTAGCGAACAGTTTCTTGAAGTATCCACCAATTATTGAAAGCGCTTTCAATAATTGCGAGACGCTAAATAAGACGAAAAAATTCTCAATTTATTACGCTAAAAAGTCTTAA
- a CDS encoding efflux RND transporter periplasmic adaptor subunit produces MASFPFTRFFAERPYIVSLLIILVMSAWLGLGSLQADDVSPQRASQDIPLAKVSYQTFTAQNTYKTIELYGRTAPDRQANLGAEIAGKIIALKVEKGESVKQGQVIAQIDKGDLDIQLERAHALLKVREKEFNAAKSLKNKGLQGEVAFSNAEASLVEARAQVTNAKIALRNTNVIAPFSGILDHLFIEVGDFVGVGDPVATIIDLTHLVIEADVSERHIQDLSLNQPAKVKFISGDTVEGTVSYVSRVSSPATNTFPIEIRLPNPQQLIPAGISTEVDLNLKQQLAIKLTPAMLALDEAGILGVKVLENKKVKFIPIQLVKAEQDGVWLTGLGDRVDIITTGQGFVRDGDDVIAVKQEL; encoded by the coding sequence ATGGCTAGCTTCCCCTTTACGCGATTTTTCGCTGAACGACCTTATATCGTGTCGTTGCTCATTATTTTAGTAATGTCAGCTTGGTTAGGACTTGGTTCACTTCAAGCCGACGATGTGTCACCACAGCGTGCATCGCAAGATATTCCTCTGGCAAAAGTCTCCTATCAAACATTTACCGCACAAAATACCTATAAAACGATCGAGTTGTACGGCCGTACCGCACCAGACAGACAGGCTAATTTAGGGGCGGAAATTGCCGGTAAGATCATTGCGCTTAAGGTTGAAAAAGGTGAGTCGGTTAAGCAAGGACAAGTGATAGCGCAAATTGATAAAGGCGATCTCGATATCCAATTGGAGCGCGCGCATGCACTACTTAAAGTCCGTGAAAAGGAATTCAACGCGGCAAAATCGTTAAAAAATAAAGGACTACAAGGGGAGGTTGCATTCAGTAATGCAGAAGCTTCTTTAGTAGAGGCTCGAGCGCAAGTCACCAACGCTAAGATTGCGTTGAGAAATACCAATGTAATCGCACCGTTTAGCGGTATTCTCGATCATCTATTTATCGAAGTGGGTGATTTTGTCGGTGTTGGCGATCCAGTTGCGACGATTATTGATCTCACTCACTTGGTGATTGAGGCGGACGTCAGTGAGCGCCATATTCAGGACTTGTCATTAAATCAGCCTGCAAAAGTTAAGTTTATTTCTGGTGACACGGTTGAAGGCACTGTGAGTTATGTTTCACGGGTGTCCTCACCAGCGACTAACACTTTCCCAATTGAAATTCGACTACCCAATCCTCAACAGTTGATTCCCGCAGGGATAAGCACCGAGGTTGATTTAAACCTCAAACAACAATTAGCGATCAAGTTAACTCCAGCGATGCTGGCACTCGATGAGGCCGGTATTTTAGGTGTCAAAGTACTAGAAAATAAAAAAGTAAAATTTATCCCCATTCAATTGGTTAAAGCCGAACAAGATGGTGTTTGGCTGACAGGGCTGGGGGATAGAGTCGACATTATCACCACAGGTCAGGGTTTTGTACGTGACGGTGATGACGTGATTGCCGTTAAGCAAGAATTGTAA
- the erpA gene encoding iron-sulfur cluster insertion protein ErpA encodes MSEVNVPLSFSDAAASRVKALIAEEENPALKLRVYITGGGCSGFQYGFTFDENVNDGDTTIVNSGVTLVVDPMSLQYLIGGIVDYTEGLEGARFFVNNPNATTTCGCGASFSV; translated from the coding sequence GTGAGCGAAGTAAACGTACCATTATCTTTTTCCGATGCTGCAGCATCTCGCGTTAAAGCGCTGATTGCAGAAGAAGAAAACCCAGCATTGAAACTGCGCGTATACATCACTGGTGGTGGCTGTAGCGGTTTCCAATACGGTTTCACTTTCGATGAGAACGTAAATGATGGTGATACAACCATCGTAAATAGTGGCGTAACACTGGTTGTTGACCCAATGAGCTTGCAATATCTTATTGGCGGCATCGTGGATTACACTGAGGGGTTAGAGGGAGCACGCTTCTTCGTAAATAACCCGAATGCAACGACCACTTGTGGTTGTGGTGCATCATTTAGCGTTTAA